The DNA sequence aaaaaatttgtgagcaaaattaaaaatgatgtaaattatttcaattttaaaaaatacatttatagaAATACTTTTGAGAAAAGCTAGAGCAATCCTAacttctccaaaaaaaaaaagtaaaatcttgtaagaaaataaaattaatattcaacCATCTAGAAGAACTTTTTTAATAAACAAACAagaattaagaaaataataaaatatgatttattaaatttaaaataattagaaatatatttttctaaaaaaagaagaacaatgttTCCTTTTTTCTATCTCAAAAATCTTTTGCCTCATATATAGTACTGGAAAATTCTGCAATGAACCTATTAAAAGTGATGCACTTATGTATTTCTATTTGTTtcgttatttaaaaaaaaaaaatagttcagTTTTTTATGATCatatacgttatagttatttaagatatcttgcaaaattttgagaaatttaacaGGCGAAAAATATGGTTCAAATAgtatgttgcacgcgtgactattttatttttatacgggtgtgaaataaattatttgaacactacattctatattgtaaattattctgagtttcttaaaattttacaagatgtTTAGAAAACTATAACACACAcgaatataaaaaaatagaaaaaatattcttGTGGATGTCAAAATAGATAAAAGGTGCATCAGTGCATCTTTTTTATAAGATGCATTGTAGAAGCTAtaggtgttcattggatcacgtctaatggatttggacccaaccgatctaatttaattatttattggatattggatTTTGTTATCCAAAacgatccgatccgatccaatagatgtattgtattggattggatcggttccaaCCATTGGATGCATTAACTAGTTttctattggattggattggattcatcccatctattttagttaccatttaagttgatttcattaaaaagaaaaatatgtatataaaaaaataaaatttaaaaactaataatGCAACATACATAATAAACATTAGTTTAGTCCAACCTAATTTTCATCATCTCATAATAAGATGAtcaaaagataaaatatattcaatacGCATTGACAATTTTATTAACATTTAGGAAAATgagaattaatattttagatttacggtttttttttctttaatctcatgtgttaaatatatattgaatcaattaatatactttttaaaataaaatatatcaaattataaatgtattttaaaaatatataaatataattggattATTATTGGATCTGTTCGGTTTGGTTATCTATTAAATCGGAAGTCCTATCCAATAACCGATCTGATGTAAttggattttcaaaatttacattCATTCTGATCCAATTACTAGTGGATATCCGATTCTATTGGATTAGATGATTTTCTGCACACTCCTAGAAGCCCCttacatataatacaatatcCAAACATTTTTCTTTTAAGATCCAGCGTTCGAAAATTCAATATGTAGTTAGAATTATGACTTTTAGTTAGgatgaatgaaaatataaaaatgtgaaTGAGAATAAAAGTAGGaatggaatataatcaaaattaaaatacgtaaaaaaatattcatgaaaaaaattaataaattttttctcatcttGCATGAATTGAAATAATTGTTCATTATATTTCAAAGGCtaattgagattgttggatttaaggacttttttctaattttagtaaaaaagtttaacatagatgaaagttcaggagctataatttagtacatatcaaagttcaaggggcatgatttggtacatatcaaaatctagggagcatggtttagtacataagtTCAGGAGCTATAATTTAttacatatcaaagttcaagggacatgatttggtacatatcaaaatctagggagcatggtttagtacataagcaatcactgaaatagtaaaattgaatgaaattagacaaaagtccttaaatccaacaatcttaatagttcaggggacattttcaacaaccttaaaagttcagggggcatgatttgatacatgtcaaagttcaggggcaaaaattctaattagcctatttcaaaatagaataattattcaactaaaatgataaaaaaaaaaaaaattatttaattaaaataatatttaaatattttaaaatgcaactaAATAAATGAATAGAAAGTAGACAATTTTAAactaaaatgattaaaaaaaaatattatttgattaaaataatatttaaatattttaaaatgcaactaAATAAATGAATAGAAAGTAGaccatttttttataaaaaaaaaaggttatgaCTATGAGTTTATAAAAAGGAGTTAAAAAATGGAGATGCGGGGTATCGATCCCCGTACCTCTCGCATGCTAAGCGAGCGCTCTACCATCTGAGCTACATCCCCATTttgttatataattaatttaaataaattaactacaaaatatataaaagaatcTTAAAGGGAATCTTCAAAATCACCCGCGAAGTCGTTAGGAGTAAGAGGAGAGAGAAGAGAACAGTTATGTTTGGAtaagagaaaaagaagaaagataAGACACAGAAACAAATATACAACACCACCATTGAAGTAGAACAAGTATCTAACCTAACCTTCAATGGCTACTCTCCAACTCACTCACTCTTCCAAACCTTCCTTAACTTCCCTCTTCTCCCTTTCTCCACCCCATTTTCCATCTTCTTCTCAATCTCCTTCTCGCTTCATTCCTCCTAaagcttcctcttcttcttcttcttcttccctcTGTCGTAGACAATTCATTGCCGAAACAGCTGCCGTTTCTCTGTCTTTGGCGGTGCCATTTCTTGGATCTGTACAACCGGCTAAGTCTGAAGAATCGCTTTCCGAATGGGAAAGAGTTTTCCTTCCCATTGACCCTGGCGTTGTTCTTCTCGATATCTCTTTTGTGCCCGATGAACCCAACCACGGTCAGTTCTCCTTCTCCCTAAACTTTTACTTTGTTTCTTATTGTTGTTTGGCTTCTGGGAAAGTACAGGAAAACTTTAATTTCCGAAATGTACAGGAATATGTATCGTGGAAGATTAATTCTCCAAATCTGATTAGTTAGTTATAATTAGTTGTTTAGTTATAACTAATTAACTCATTTCTTTGTTAGCTATGGGTTTTAAGTAGCTAATTGAGTTTAGAGAGTTGGGGTTGAATAAGAGAGACAAAATGTGATTGTGGGTTAGAGAGACAAAATTTAACTTATTTGTTTGAGAAAGATTTTGGGTTGGGAGGTTTGTAAAAACGGACTTCGGTTTGGGAAGTGATTGATTGATTGTTGTGGTGAAAAACCATCACCAAACATCACGATTCAAAAAACACAGCAATTAACATAAACAACTCAAACCAGAGATTGAAAAACTAATAAACTGAAAAAATGAACACCAGATTTTTAAGTGGTTCCCCCAAAGGCTGTGCAACCCCGATTTAGTCACAGTTTCATAGCCACACAGGCTTTGATAATCTTTATTCAATCTCAATCAAACAGTACAAAGTTCGTCCAAGAACTTTACAATCAACACACTTAGTTCTTGGAGCTCAAAAACACACACTCGACCCTCtaatgctctctctctctctctctctctctgttttcTGTTTTGGGAGTATCTTTACATTAGTTATCACAAGCCTTTATATAGGCTTTGGTACAAACTGATATTGAGGGAGAATGACAGTTAGGACAACTAACTTAACTGTCTTCTTATCCGAGTGATGAGTTGGCTGCTTAGGTGGAAAGTAACTTGATCACATCACCACAATTGTATTGTTGATTATTTCATAATGGATTGCTTGAGATGATGAGGTGAAACTAGAGTAGCATCAATTTGATGTGAACCAGCATAATTGTTTTGTGTTCTTCACGTTTTCTGTTCTGCATTATCGTTTCTGGGCTATACTGTTGCTTCATGATCGTTTTTATTTCACtgaattaaattatattgttAACCAACTTGTTGAGTCTAAGTGGTGTTCAGATTCATCTACAACATGTATTGCTCAATTAGTTTCCTTTAAGAAATTTGGATCAATTCAAGCTGTATATGCTTCTACTAGATAGCTAGAACTGCTCCAGTTGAAATTCTTAAGTTTAATTGTTCTTGTTTGTTATGATGGTACTTAGGTTTTCTTTTGGGGACTAGGCAAACACTTTTGGAGACGAAAGACGGGGGAAACACTTGGGCTCCACGCTCAATTGCCTCAGCTGAAGATGAAGATTTCAATTATAGGTTTAATGCTATTAGCTTTAAAGGGAAAGAGGGATGGATTGTTGGGAAGCCTGCAATACTGTTGCATACTTCTGATGCTGGAGACACTTGGGAAAGAATACCACTTAGCGCCCAATTACCTGGAGATATGGTAATCTTGTATGATTGAGAATGATTATTGCCTTTATGATTGTATGGATATATGACATGGGTTAGGTTGTTCTTTCCAACTGAATAGAGCTAGTGGTTCAagtgtttgattgttgttattTAGCAAAAAACAATAATCGTATACTTTTTGCAAAGTTGGTAATGGGTTTTGTTCATTCCAGGTGTACATAAAGGCAACTGGTGAAAAGAGTGCAGAGATGGTGACTGATCAAGGTGCAATATATGTTACATCGAATAAGGGCTATAATTGGAAGGCTGCCGTTCAGGAAACAGTTTCTGCTACTTTAAATAGGTGTGTTTGTGCTAATTTGTTCCTCTCTCTAGGTTCCATAAGCTGTCAATTGGGTTGGTTAGCTTAAAGGAAATAACTGAACCGTTTAATTAGAAAAGCTATCTCAGTCTCAGAGTCGAAATTCCACTTAGACTTCAGCTAAAGATTGTTTGTTACAGAAGACAAGATACTCATTTTAGCCTCATTTCACTTGCAGAACAGTTTCTAGTGGCATTAGTGGGGCAAGTTATTACACAGGAACTTTTAACACTGTTAACCGCTCACCAGAGGGAAAGTACGTTGCTGTATCAAGCCGTGGTAACTTTTACTTGACTTGGGAACCTGGGCAGGTGAGATTTTTCTTCTTGATGATACTCCTTCATACTATACTGTCACGTTCTTTAATTATCTATTAATACATACAGTAAACACTCTTTTACATTATGAACATCAAGCTTATAATTTAGTGAACTTGGGTGATTTGGAAATCAACTGAAGCATCATCTTCTAGTAATTATATTTGGTTGCATAAGTCCAAGGCCGTGATTTGTAACCTTATTGCATTACTATTTTCAGCCATACTGGCAGCCACATAACAGATCAATTGCAAGAAGAATCCAAAACATGGGTTGGAGAGCTGATGGTGGTCTTTGGCTTCTTGTTCGTGGAGGAGGACTATTTCTCAGCAAAGGTACAGGGGTAAGTAAAACAAAAGCAAAGATATCTAATTTTCAAGGTTCATAGATTTCAAGATGAATACTTAAAGAGGAAAATATAGGCTCCTTTTTTCCATTGCTGAAAAAGAAAATACTCAACTGTGCAGTTATCGGAGGAGTTTGAAGAAGTACCTGTGCAAAGCCGTGGTTTTGGCATTTTGGATGTTGGCTACCGTTCACaggtatagaattttaatcaCAAACTCACCTGGGGCTGGGATGATGACTTTGACTTATGAAACATAATAATTATGTCCTGTCCTGGAATATTCAAGGAatgattattatttatataaaattaacagGAGGAAGCTTGGGCAGCTGGGGGAAGTGGGGTACTATTGAGAACCACCAATGGTGGCAAGACATGGATACGGGACAAAGCAGCTGATAACATTGCTGCAAATCTATACTCAGTAAAGTAAGCTTACGGAACAaccttttatttgtttgttttgtttttttctaTCTCTATTGTTTAGTTTTTAGGAGGAGAAACATTTTGACCCACGTTTTCATAGTTAATATAGACATTGTCATGTGAGGTAGACCTACTTAAAATTCCCTTATTATTAAACACCGCTAAAACTAAAAGTACTATCTTTTGAAGTGTCGGTGTTAGGTGTGTTGCccttttaagttgggtattcgTGTTATATAGGTGTGAAAGGTGTTGTTGAATTGTTAAACAAAATAATTCATCATATTAGTTGGTACTCAAAGGTCTTGACGTAAAGAACCTCTTCCACCATTTATGCATCTGATAAAAAACGACAAAGAATATTTACCCTTCTTGGACTCTGTTCcatctataatatatatatatatataaaatagattAGCAACCAATAGAAGGAAAGTGGAGAAAGAAAGGTTCAGaatttgataaaaaataatcacCAATCTAGAAGTTGTAACAAGTAACGAGGTAGGGAAAAAAGAAAGTAGAATTGTTAAGCAACTAACTATCGTGGGACACTAAAAAGTTAGTACTTGCTTAACATTACTTCCATTAAAGAAAGTCATTAATGTCCATGATTTTTTGGTTTACACTACAGGTTTCTGGATGAAAAGAAAGGATTTGTGCTGGGTAATGATGGAGTGTTGCTACGATATCTGGGATAAAGTTGTAATTAACACACGGTAATAATCTTtcctttttataaattaaagtaCACCTTTCGGctatttatttttgttcatCATATCTAGTGTGGTGTCaccttatattttaattatgcacAACCAACAATACTCTGTCTTCACTTGATTGTGTTTAAGCTAATCAAATAAACCCCCCAAAactttaattatattaacacttGGCAAAATCTGTGCAGGTTTGGAGTAATGCTTGCAATTTTGTATGGTTGAATTTTACcaattatgattatatattgCTTGGTTCTTGGTTGTGTTGTGAATCAAAATATGATTATGAGGCAAAATCTCATctgtttaataataatataatgtaATTTCACTGTAAAGAATATCACTGCTACTTCACCATAATAttgtttaaatataatattgtttTGGGACTGTTAACTTACCAAACCCACTATTCAATTTGGTCTCAGATTTCTAATAGCAATTGTTACATAATTGACTTTTATTGGTTAGTTTAATTAATTCACATCTTTATGTCTCACTAATTTAGGTCCACTCATCTCCTACTAGCTTCAATTATTTTAAGTAAGAATTCAGTTCAGACCCttgtttctctttctctttattttttccCATGTGCTCATACAATTATCAATTGGAGTCAAATAGTTCTTCAAATCGTCTCTGTTATGTCTTCTTATTTTAATTGAATATAAAG is a window from the Cannabis sativa cultivar Pink pepper isolate KNU-18-1 chromosome 1, ASM2916894v1, whole genome shotgun sequence genome containing:
- the LOC115707994 gene encoding photosystem II stability/assembly factor HCF136, chloroplastic — translated: MATLQLTHSSKPSLTSLFSLSPPHFPSSSQSPSRFIPPKASSSSSSSSLCRRQFIAETAAVSLSLAVPFLGSVQPAKSEESLSEWERVFLPIDPGVVLLDISFVPDEPNHGFLLGTRQTLLETKDGGNTWAPRSIASAEDEDFNYRFNAISFKGKEGWIVGKPAILLHTSDAGDTWERIPLSAQLPGDMVYIKATGEKSAEMVTDQGAIYVTSNKGYNWKAAVQETVSATLNRTVSSGISGASYYTGTFNTVNRSPEGKYVAVSSRGNFYLTWEPGQPYWQPHNRSIARRIQNMGWRADGGLWLLVRGGGLFLSKGTGLSEEFEEVPVQSRGFGILDVGYRSQEEAWAAGGSGVLLRTTNGGKTWIRDKAADNIAANLYSVKFLDEKKGFVLGNDGVLLRYLG